One Sporomusaceae bacterium ACPt DNA window includes the following coding sequences:
- the slyA_1 gene encoding Transcriptional regulator SlyA, whose amino-acid sequence MNKDRLGKHISLIYRYSQIYFNEQLKKINLGSGQYIFLMNLFENNGITQEQLASAVKFDKATTARAVAKLEEEGYIIRKVSETDKRAYNLYITDKAKAIKTELIAVLDEWNRIMLYNLDEQEKESLHNLIEKVGNNIMSLI is encoded by the coding sequence TTGAATAAGGATAGACTTGGCAAGCACATATCTTTGATATATCGATACAGTCAGATTTATTTTAATGAGCAGTTAAAAAAAATTAACTTGGGAAGCGGGCAATATATCTTTTTGATGAATTTATTTGAAAACAATGGAATCACTCAGGAACAGTTAGCGTCTGCAGTGAAATTTGATAAAGCCACAACCGCCAGAGCGGTGGCTAAATTGGAAGAAGAAGGTTATATAATCAGAAAAGTAAGTGAAACCGACAAGCGCGCATACAATCTTTATATTACAGATAAAGCAAAAGCAATAAAAACAGAATTGATAGCCGTTTTGGATGAATGGAATCGAATCATGCTTTATAATTTAGATGAGCAAGAAAAAGAGAGTTTGCATAACTTAATTGAAAAAGTTGGAAATAATATTATGTCTTTGATATAG